From the genome of Grus americana isolate bGruAme1 chromosome 4, bGruAme1.mat, whole genome shotgun sequence:
CCCAGCTACCACTAAGTAGCCAGAGAAAACGCAAACACTGCCCTGATAATTCACAGTTGTTGTCTGCTTCAGGAGATGCTACCTGCTTAGCAGCCACAGAGAAACAATATTGGAAACATGTTTGGACAGTACATTCTTTAACAGTTTGCAGCCTGGCCTGGTAATTTAACTTTTGTTGCCTTCTCTGTTACGATGAATTAACTCCTGGATGGTCTTTTTTCCCATCCCAatcttttaaaggcaaaaaaagccaaaaacaaACCCTCTTACACACACAGGCATATCAGTCCATAACTATGAAAGCCAAACTATTATGGAATTACAgacatgcaaaaataaatgaagaatagGAAGAGAGTGCACGTTACTTGTATTGGGGAAGGGCACATCCAAGCATCAAGAACATTAGTCCGACTGCTCCCCCAAAGGACAGGCTAATCAAGGCTACAACGAGAACACAAACGGACAGCAGATGAAGGGCTCCGTGCACTGGATAAAACACCGACCACAACCTTCAAACAACGCGACCGAGACTCTGCCATGGCGAGAGCCCAGGGCGGGGCCCGCCGCGCTGCTCCCGCCACTCTCCCCGCGCCGAGGCGGCGCTTCCACCGACCCCGGGCggggagcagggtggggagCCCCGCTCCTCTCTGGAGGCAGAGGGCGGCTCAGGGCAGCCCCGGACGCCCGGCAGAGCGCGACTCGCCGGCTCCCGCGGCGGCTGCCGGCCCCTCCCGCCCGAGGCGGGCCGCAGGGCCCCCTCACCGCCCCTCCTTGGGAGGGCCGCCCCGCACCCGCACGGCCCGCCGGGCCTCCCACGGGGGTGCGGCCCCACCGGCGGAGGCCCCAGGACCGCCCTCCCCACCGTAGGGCCTCCGGAAGGCGGTGGGGCGCCCGGCGCTGCGCAGCCCaccggggggagcggggggatgTGCACCCCGCCGCCGTTGCCAGGGCAACTGCTCCGCCCCCGCGCACCTTTAATGCCGGCCATGGCGCCGCCCGTCCCGCGAGCCGCACAGGCCGAGCAGCGCGCGCGGGGAAGCGGAACTGGCACAGCCCAGAGCCACTTCCGGGAGGGAAAAACGCAAGCGCAGAACGCGCCCCGCCCTTTCTCCTCGCATGCTCCGGCCACGTGACGCACGCTACGTGTTGCGCGCGTGATGGGCCAACGGCGCCAGCTCCGCCCCCTCCCCGAAGCGCGGGAAGCGGCCGCGCCGTCACTCGAAGCAAAGAGCCCTCCCGCGGCGCGGCCGCTTCCGCGCTGCCCATTGGTCCTGCTGGCTACTGGGGCGGGGCTTCAGGGCGGCTCCGCGGTGCGTGTGCTCCTCTCCAGGTCCCGCCCCTTCCGGCAGGATCAGCCAATGAGAAGCGTCGTGCCCGCAGAAGAGGCTTGACTCAGCGTAGGGCTGTCATGGCGGCTGTCAAGGCCCCCTCGCTCTTCctgctcatcctcctcctctgcgCTGCCGCGGGCCCCGCGCGGAGCTGGGACCAGCCGGGTGAGATCTGTGGGGCCGGGTATACCAATGCTAGGCCCTCCCGGATAGAGGAGCCTGGAGCCCCGCAGCTGCATATCCCACCTCTCCCGTCACCATggtggcggggcgggggcgtgGCGGCTTCTCACGCCCGAGCGGTGCGCAGCGCTGCTGGGTTAGCGGCGGCCTGGTACGGGGGAGGGGGCGCGCCGGGGCCTCGCCAGGAGGGCTTCTTGTTTTGGGCCCCTTTGTAACGGCTTGTGCCGCAGCGATAATCCCATAGCGGGGTCGGTGGCGGTTACGTGCTCCGAGAGGACGCTATTGCGTCTTTTGTATTGTCAGCCCCTTTTTTCCTGAAGGGAGACCCTCGTGGCTAAGGGGAACGTATGTGGGTCAACGCTGACCTTTGGGCTCCCTGTTTCAGGCAGGGTCCTGCTGAGGGAGGTACAGGCGCTGACCCTGCGCGTGGGTCAGTACACGACGTCCCGGCGGACAGCTGCGGTCCCTCAGCTACAGTGCACGGGAGGCACCGCTGGGTGTTCCCGCCTCCCTGAGGTGGTTCAGTGCTACAACAAAGGTTGGGATGGCTATGATGTACAGGTAACCGGTTAAAACTTGTTAAACTTATAATGAAATCGCCTTTCTAGACTTGGTAActtttgaaggagaaaagagttATGGGCTAGGGTGTcagttcagttttctttttgttagagGATCTTTGGTGACTAAAGCTTAACCTAAATACTTCTGGGGTTTGGATTTGCTATAACTACTGTAGGTATAGCTTTGAAACATCCCTGAAGGCTCTAATGTAAAAACACTGCATAGCAAACCTTCgttggttttaattaaaaagttgctTGAGTTTATAAAATCAGACTTGGGAACTCTTGAGGATGCTCTTGCTTTGGTATTGCTGCGTGGATTTCCCATTTTTAGAGTAAAAGGGCTATAAGTATTTGCATCACTTCAGCTCTacaatttaaaaactaattCAGACTTACATGGCTTTCTCTTGCATGTCAGTACACCAGTACTAGTCAGTAAACAGTCAcgtatttctgttttgttagcTATTACCTAGGTTTCTGCTGATAGATTAACCAGGAATCAAGGTTGAAGATAATTGTTAAAACACAGTATTGTAAAAGTACAGTCAAATTTGAATTGGCAGTTGATACTGCTGTCCTGAATTATTAATTTAGAAActactttctcttttattttccccaaaacatgTCACTTGCAGTTAGAGGTGATACCTAAGTTCAGATACTTCAAGGAACTGCAGGACTGAAGAATCTGCATATATTCAACTGCAGAATCACAATCTCATTGTTAAGTGTTGCATGTGAATGCCTCATGAGGTCCttcccaatttttttatttctttgtggaaTCAGGTGCACTGGATTTCAGGGTTCTATATTTTTTGTAGCTGCCATTCACTTCACGTGGGAACAGGCATTTATTAAGTAACTGTTGCACAGGGGACAGGTTATTTTTAGAAGTATTCCTGTACCTAAAGAAGGGATACTTGAAAAAcctcttcagtgaagaaaaacaaaatattccagAGTCTGTATTCTGAAAGATCtgattttcattaacttttaggattttaaaatcattcttaGTTAATTTCAAATTCCTACTCCTTTTCAAAATAAGAGCACTCACAAATTTCTTTCACTGTGGCCTTGTAGATGATTTGTTAGCAACTACAGTTGTATTTCAGAGCCTATTTGGGGAAGCAGACGGGTATTTTCATCTCTGGAGCAGAAGGTTTtactttgtgtttattttctcagtggCAGTGCAAAGCAGACTTGGAAAATACCTACCGTTTTGGACAAATTGAAGTGAGCTGTGAAGGCTACGATTACCCGGATGATCCTTACATCTTAAGAGGCTCCTGTAGTCTGCTGTTCAGGCTAGAGCTGACTGAGGAAGGTGAAAGGAAAGTGAAGAACTCTGGAAGCTTTGGCTCTGGCTATTATCAGTCGAGGAAGGATTCTTCTGATTCTGGTGCTGGAGCAATTGTTATAATTGTTCTTCTAGTTCTTGCTTTTGGAGTATACAAGCTCTTCCTCTGTAACCAGCAGCCTCAGCAGAGTTTTGGTGACAGTGATGGATTCGCTAGGCCTTCCTGGCAGAGTCAGCaggcacctcctcctcctggtttTAAGTCCAGCTTCACAGGTAGGGCTCTAAGCCTTTTATAGTATTCGAAAGAGCAAGCAGGATTGTACTGTTTTATCTGCGGGTGGGATAGACTTAAACCTAATGCTTTGGCAGTTGACTCTGCTGAATTGGCTG
Proteins encoded in this window:
- the SARAF gene encoding store-operated calcium entry-associated regulatory factor isoform X1, whose translation is MAAVKAPSLFLLILLLCAAAGPARSWDQPGRVLLREVQALTLRVGQYTTSRRTAAVPQLQCTGGTAGCSRLPEVVQCYNKGWDGYDVQWQCKADLENTYRFGQIEVSCEGYDYPDDPYILRGSCSLLFRLELTEEGERKVKNSGSFGSGYYQSRKDSSDSGAGAIVIIVLLVLAFGVYKLFLCNQQPQQSFGDSDGFARPSWQSQQAPPPPGFKSSFTEGDSFGTSAYRGTNSGPGLWTGLGVGTFLGYLAGSNRAQPRSPYYSMWTDPTAAPPMNRQSSNSTQGSSSGTRTASGFGGTKRR
- the SARAF gene encoding store-operated calcium entry-associated regulatory factor isoform X2, whose translation is MAAVKAPSLFLLILLLCAAAGPARSWDQPGRVLLREVQALTLRVGQYTTSRRTAAVPQLQCTGGTAGCSRLPEVVQCYNKGWDGYDVQWQCKADLENTYRFGQIEVSCEGYDYPDDPYILRGSCSLLFRLELTEEGERKVKNSGSFGSGYYQSRKDSSDSGAGAIVIIVLLVLAFGVYKLFLCNQQPQQSFGDSDGFARPSWQSQQAPPPPGFKSSFTGDSFGTSAYRGTNSGPGLWTGLGVGTFLGYLAGSNRAQPRSPYYSMWTDPTAAPPMNRQSSNSTQGSSSGTRTASGFGGTKRR